The Daucus carota subsp. sativus chromosome 2, DH1 v3.0, whole genome shotgun sequence genome includes a window with the following:
- the LOC108208776 gene encoding uncharacterized protein LOC108208776 isoform X2 gives MSPGRNFLSFMDLDALYDAAISGDADAISKLAMEADRLNQRGETILHIESINGNTERVRFILRHFASKNLLSFLGSQKETVLAWPAYFGYTEVVEALIDAARQLPSSLSNNITQNHVSSFHAFLRHADNDSETALCVAARRGHTIIAKLLVEADPADKHIPNKDGKTPIYMAAENGYHDIVKLICTTCTSPLNFDGPGGSTALHAAINNLHKAKEEDKDVIRVMINAAKRANVPKDDAAVHESFAKLFNKIDKHRRTILELAVEGNYVDVVALILEENPAYRHRAGSFIGLMPLIYEASDKESTGIASNCSLNLTKLALQIVLITFIDTWIV, from the exons ATGAGCCCTGGTAGAAATTTCTTAAGTTTTATGGATCTGGATGCTTTGTATGATGCTGCCATTTCTGGCGATGCTGATGCCATATCTAAATTGGCGATGGAAGCTGATAGGCTGAACCAGAGAGGAGAAACAATCCTTCATATTGAATCCATAAATGGAAATACAGAACGTGTGCGATTCATTTTAAGGCATTTTGCAAGCAAAAATCTTTTGAGCTTTCTGGGGTCGCAAAAAGAGACTGTACTCGCGTGGCCTGCATATTTTGGATACACTGAAGTAGTTGAGGCCCTCATCGATGCAGCTAGACAATTGCCTTCTTCTTTGTCTAATAATATTACTCAAAATCATGTATCTTCTTTTCATGCTTTTCTTAGGCATGCTGATAATGATTCGGAGACTGCCTTATGTGTAGCAGCTAGGAGAGGTCATACGATAATTGCCAAGTTATTAGTAGAGGCCGACCCAGCTGATAAACATATTCCAAACAAAGATGGTAAAACTCCAATATACATGGCTGCGGAAAATGGGTACCACGATATAGTGAAGCTGATCTGTACAACTTGCACATCTCCGTTAAATTTTGACGGGCCTGGTGGTAGTACTGCTTTGCATGCTGCTATTAACAATCTCCACAAAG CCAAGGAAGAAGATAAAGATGTGATTAGAGTGATGATAAATGCCGCCAAACGTGCCAATGTTCCAAAGGACGATGCCGCAGTACATGAAAGTTTTGCAAAGTTATTTAACAAAATTGACAAGCACCGACGCACCATCTTAGAACTGGCTGTGGAAGGAAATTACGTGGACGTGGTTGCACTCATATTAGAAGAAAATCCAGCCTATCGACACCGAGCTGGCAGTTTTATTGGTCTCATGCCTTTAATTTATGAAGCTAGCGACAAGGAAAGTACTGGGATTGCGTCAAATTGCTCACTGAATCTTACCAAGCTGGCGCTGCAAATAGTACTAATCACGTTCATAGATACGTGGATAGTTTGA
- the LOC108208777 gene encoding uncharacterized protein LOC108208777, with protein sequence MAETPRKLKGHKSSTTYCIASTHRPGLIATSGEDGCVCWFDLRCKDVLFVMNVGDDPVSSLCFKQDNEDIIYVSSGNGVKSFDVHQMGSSKPLQSYNYNQEEINQIVCSSKSSFVAAADDGGDVKIIDIRQHRPYKTLRNSHESICSTVQFLPWRTWEVITGGLDSKLIMWDFSKGRPLKILDFGKPDVNARGSAEQCFNPAFVHSIAVPQVDMLDRIGKVCVVGRGDGIVSVIDIESELDDPKLKNSSKHKKNSQLRSKGSVSSSNSESQDQTRKKNINLDYTIGGHTAAVSCVTLSTFGEKGKYIISGANDKSVKAWNWSAYADPCQPSNNDSLLHLNINLNRKVNWLCTTPSDSENLIVCDTSKLVKVYTIA encoded by the exons ATGGCAGAAACACCCAGAAAACTAAAGGGTCACAAGAGCTCAACCACTTATTGTATTGCCTCAACTCACCGCCCAGGCCTCATTGCCACTTCAGGAGAG GATGGTTGTGTTTGCTGGTTTGATTTGAGGTGTAAAGATGTGTTGTTTGTGATGAATGTTGGTGATGATCCTGTTTCTTCTTTGTGTTTTAAGCAAG ATAATGAAGATATAATTTATGTATCCTCCGGGAATGGGGTCAAGAGTTTCGATGTGCATCAG ATGGGATCATCAAAGCCATTACAGAGTTACAACTACAATCAAGAGGAAATAAATCAG ATTGTCTGTAGTTCAAAGTCATCCTTTGTTGCTGCTGCCGACGATGGTGGTGATGTCAAG ATCATTGACATTCGTCAACACCGCCCTTATAAAACATTACGAAATAGCCATGAAAGT ATATGTAGCACCGTCCAGTTTCTTCCTTGGAGAACTTGGGAAG TCATCACAGGTGGACTTGATTCAAAGCTCATTATGTGGGACTTCTCAAAAGGACGTCCGCTTAAAATTTTAGACTTTG GGAAGCCCGATGTCAATGCTAGAGGTAGTGCAGAACAGTGCTTTAACCCAGCTTTTGTCCATTCCATAGCAGTTCCTCAAGTGGATATGCTGGACAGAATAGGCAAAGTATGTGTTGTGGGAAGGGGTGATGGCATTGTTAGTGTTATTGATATAGAATCAGAACTCGATGATCCGAAGTTAAAAAATTCTTCAAAACATAAGAAAAATAGTCAATTAAGATCAAAAGGCAGTGTTTCTTCCTCGAATTCTGAATCCCAGGATCAAACtcggaaaaagaatataaatctGGATTACACTATTGGAGGACATACAGCTGCTGTTTCCTGTGT GACACTTTCTACATTTGGAGAGAAAGGGAAATACATTATATCAGGTGCAAATGACAAATCAGTGAAGGCTTGGAATTGGTCTGCTTATGCTGATCCTTGTCAACCTAGCAACAACGATAGTCTCCTACATCTAAACATTAACTTGAATAGAAAA GTGAATTGGCTCTGCACCACTCCAAGTGATTCAGAAAACCTTATAGTCTGTGATACGTCCAAGCTGGTGAAAGTTTATACTATTGCataa